Proteins encoded in a region of the Zea mays cultivar B73 chromosome 4, Zm-B73-REFERENCE-NAM-5.0, whole genome shotgun sequence genome:
- the LOC100194261 gene encoding eukaryotic initiation factor 5C CG2922-PF, with translation MSSKEKPTLGGTRIKTRKRNIAAPLDPASFSDAIVQIYLDNGGDLELVAKSIESSDLNFSRYGDTFFEVVFVGGRTQPGTVKPEEGDRHPYSVLDCASQREAILPFVLYIQKTLRRRPFLIKNLENVMRKFLQSLEFFEENERKKLAIFTALAFSQKLSGLPPETVFQPLLKDNLVAKGIVLSFITEFFKEYLEENSLDDLIALLKKGKMEDNLLDFFPSAKRSSEALSEHFTKEGLTSLVEYNEKKMFEVKLKEIKSTLTAMINDEAAISEVIETVKQQVKDAKFPDLEVIRMLWDVLMEAVQWSGKNQQQNSNAALRQVKAWTELLNAFCTSGRLELELIHKVQTQCYEDAKLMKLFPEIIRTLYDQDVLAEDTIVLWFRKGSNPKGRQSFVKALEPFVKWLEEAEEEE, from the exons ATGAG CTCGAAGGAGAAGCCCACTCTTGG AGGCACGCGGATTAAGACCCGCAAGCGGAATATTGCAGCTCCTTTGGACCCTGCATCATTCTCTGATGCAATTGTTCAGATCTATTTGGATAATGGTGGAGACCTG gaaCTTGTCGCCAAAAGTATCGAGTCTTCAGACCTCAACTTCTCACGTTACGGTGACACCTTTTTTGAG GTGGTTTTTGTTGGAGGGCGCACTCAGCCAGGCACTGTAAAACCTGAAGAAGGAGACCGCCACCCTTATTCGGTGTTAGATTGTGCGTCACAGCGTGAAGCAATTTTGCCTTTCGTACTCTATATCCAGAAAACATTGCGCAGGAGGCCTTTTTTAATAAAGAATCTTGAAAATGTTATGCGTAAATTCCTGCAATCCTTGGAGTTCTTTGAGGAAAATGAGAGGAAGAAACTCGCCATATTCACAGCCCTTGCATTTTCTCAGAAGCTATCAGGGCTTCCTCCTGAGACTGTGTTCCAGCCATTGCTCAAGGATAATCTTGTTGCCAAAGGGATAGTACTTTCATTCATTACTGAGTTTTtcaaggagtaccttgaggaaaaCAGCTTGGATGATTTGATTGCACTTTTGAAGAAAGGCAAAATGGAGGACAATCTGTTGGACTTCTTCCCATCAGCTAAGAGATCTTCTGAGGCTTTATCTGAGCATTTCAC CAAAGAAGGTCTGACTAGCCTTGTTGAGTACAACGAAAAGAAGATGTTTGAGGTTAAACTTAAGGAGATAAAGTCAACACTGACTGCTATGATAAATGATGAGGCTGCAATATCTGAAGTGATTGAGACTGTCAAGCAGCAAGTTAAGGATGCTAAATTTCCTGATTTAGAGGTTATTCGCATGTTGTGGGATGTGCTCATGGAGGCTGTTCAGTGGTCTGGGAAGAACCAGCAGCAAAATTCCAATGCAGCACTTAGGCAG GTGAAAGCTTGGACTGAGCTTTTGAATGCTTTTTGCACGAGTGGCAGACTCGAACTGGAACTTATACACAAAGTTCAGACACAGTGCTATGAGGATGCTAAGCTGATGAAGCTGTTTCCGGAAATCATAAGAACACTGTATGACCAAGATGTCCTAGCTGAAGATACTATAGTCCTTTGGTTCCGTAAAGGTTCAAACCCGAAGGGCAG GCAATCTTTTGTGAAAGCTCTGGAGCCGTTTGTCAAATGGCTCGAGGAGGCTGAGGAGGAAGAATAA